The region ATGCAATGAATTCCGTTATCTCATTTGAAATGCACAAGGCATGGCGCAAAGATGTGATGAAGCAAATGCAAGTGCAAAATGGTGAACAAGCACTTGATGTTTGTTGTGGAACCGGTGATTGGTCATTTTCCCTGGCAAAAAAAGTAGGGCCAACGGGGAAGGTAATTGGATTGGATTTTAGTGAGAACATGCTTCAAGTTGCCAAAGAAAAACAAAGACATACATTTCCAATGAGGCAGCTCCAATTTATCCACGGAAATGCCATGCAGTTACCATTTGCAGACAATACATTTGATTATGTTACCATCGGATTTGGTTTAAGAAATGTCCCGGATTATATGACTGTTTTAAGGGAAATGTATCGAGTAGTTAAACCAAATGGGAAAGTTGTGTGTTTGGAGACATCCCAGCCTACAATGATTGGCTATAGACAACTATTTTATTTTTATTTTCGATTTATT is a window of Lentibacillus daqui DNA encoding:
- the menG gene encoding demethylmenaquinone methyltransferase, which encodes MQQQEKEERVHHVFEKIYNNYDAMNSVISFEMHKAWRKDVMKQMQVQNGEQALDVCCGTGDWSFSLAKKVGPTGKVIGLDFSENMLQVAKEKQRHTFPMRQLQFIHGNAMQLPFADNTFDYVTIGFGLRNVPDYMTVLREMYRVVKPNGKVVCLETSQPTMIGYRQLFYFYFRFIMPLFGRLFAKSYKEYAWLHESARDFPGKQKLKQMFEQAGFSQVQVKSYSGGAAAMHMGTKA